One stretch of Glycine soja cultivar W05 chromosome 7, ASM419377v2, whole genome shotgun sequence DNA includes these proteins:
- the LOC114418088 gene encoding glycerol kinase, whose protein sequence is MSKEDVFVGAIDQGTSSSRFIIYDAKTGVVGCHHVEFTQFYPQAGWVEHDPMEILESVKVCVAKAVDKATADGFNVDKGLKAIGLTNQRETTLLWSKSTGLPLHNAIVWMDARTSSICRRLEKELSGGRNHFVESCGLPISTYFSALKLLWLMENVDAVKEAIKKKDALFGTIDTWLIWNLTGGVNGGLHVTDVSNASRTMLMNLKTLDWDASTLKTLNIPAEILPNIVSNAEIIGEVGSGWPIAGVPIAGCLGDQHAAMLGQSCRKGEAKSTYGTGAFILLNTGEGIIQSKHGLLSTIAFKLGPKAPTNYALEGSVAIAGAAVQWLRDGLGIISSAAEIEEMALQVESTGGVYFVPAFNGLFAPWWREDARGVCIGITRFTSKGHIARAVLESMCFQVKDVLDSMHKDSGESESQKTEFLLRVDGGATVNNLLMQIQADLVGCPVIRPADIETTALGAAYAAGLATGIWKEDFIFNTEEKLKNARVFRPVMTEEVRKKKVDSWCKAVSKTFDLADLAL, encoded by the exons ATGTCGAAAGAGGATGTGTTTGTTGGCGCGATCGACCAAGGAACGAGCAGCAGCAGGTTCATAATATACGACGCGAAGACTGGAGTAGTAGGATGCCACCACGTGGAGTTCACCCAGTTCTACCCGCAAGCCGGGTGGGTGGAGCATGACCCCATGGAGATCTTGGAGAGTGTGAAGGTGTGCGTGGCCAAGGCCGTCGATAAGGCCACCGCTGATGGCTTCAACGTCGATAAAGGCTTGAAGGCCATTGGTCTCACCAATCAGAGAGAGACCACTCTCCTCTGGAGCAAATCCACCGGCCTCCCTCTTCACAACGCCATTGTTTGGATGGATGCTCGCACTTCTTCCATTTGCAG GAGATTGGAAAAGGAGTTATCTGGCGGTAGAAACCATTTTGTGGAGAGTTGTGGCTTGCCTATTAGCACATACTTCAGTGCTTTGAAGCTGCTGTGGTTGATGGAAAATGTAGATGCCGTAAAGGAGGCCATAAAGAAAAAGGATGCGCTGTTTGGAACTATTGACACTTGGTTGATATGGAATCTAACTGGTGGGGTGAATGGGGGATTGCATGTTACCGATGTTTCAAATGCATCTCGTACAATGCTCATGAATCTAAAAACCCTTGACTGGGATGCATCTACCTTAAAAACCCTTAATATTCCTGCTGAAATTTTGCCTAATATTGTTAGTAATGCCGAAATTATAGGAGAGGTTGGGTCTGGATGGCCAATTGCTGGTGTCCCTATTGCTGGATGTTTAGGGGATCAACATGCTGCAATGTTAGGACAATCATGCCGTAAAGGGGAGGCTAAGAGCACTTATGGCACAGGTGCTTTCATACTACTAAATACTGGTGAAGGGATAATTCAATCGAAGCACGGTCTTTTATCCACTATAGCTTTCAAGCTTGGCCCAAAAGCTCCAACCAATTATGCATTGGAAGGATCAGTTGCTATTGCTGGAGCTGCAGTGCAGTGGCTTAGAGACGGTCTTGGCATCATTTCTAGTGCTGCAGAGATAGAGGAGATGGCATTACAGGTTGAATCCACTGGTGGGGTTTACTTTGTTCCTGCTTTTAATGGATTGTTTGCCCCATGGTGGCGTGAGGATGCTCGCGGGGTTTGTATTGGAATAACAAGGTTTACAAGCAAGGGTCACATTGCCCGAGCTGTGCTTGAGAGCATGTGTTTCCAAGTGAAAGATGTCTTGGATTCAATGCATAAAGATTCAGGAGAAAGTGAATCCCAAAAAACAGAGTTTTTGCTTAGAGTGGATGGTGGGGCAACTGTAAACAACCTGCTGATGCAGATTCAG GCAGATTTGGTGGGATGTCCAGTAATTAGACCTGCTGACATAGAGACAACAGCACTTGGAGCAGCCTATGCTGCCGGATTAGCTACTGGGATTTGGaaagaagattttattttcaatactgAGGAGAAGTTGAAGAATGCTAGAGTTTTCCGTCCTGTAATGACTGAGgaagtaaggaaaaagaaagttgACTCTTGGTGCAAAGCTGTTAGTAAAACTTTCGACTTAGCTGATCTTGCTCTTTGA